Genomic window (Capsicum annuum cultivar UCD-10X-F1 chromosome 10, UCD10Xv1.1, whole genome shotgun sequence):
AATTGGATGGGGTCAGTTGGTTAATTACACGAGAAAATTTCCTACCTAACAATGTGAAAGGGAGGGATTATTTTGGgaaacaaagaaagaaacataaGTTGCAATATTTATTTTGGAATCTTTTGAGAATGATGCGATATAAAGATTTGACAAATTCCAATCTTCATCAGAGTGGTCCCATGACTTGATgttatattaattataaaataaaatgacaagaCTAAGCAAAGATTTACTTTGAAATTAACTGGACTCAATCAACAAATAATAACAGTAGCTGAAATTTAGTTTACTTGGCCTTTGCATGCACTGCTTCTTAAATTGGTGAAAAGTTATGTTTTCATTGATGTTGAAGCAGTCTATAAATTAAAATGCCTAAGTTTAATTGTTCTGCATTTATATGAGACACATCTAATAtcagaaaatattatataaacagGTTAAATTTGAAGTGTTGTGGAATATTGATAtcagaaaaaaaatttcatatcaatattatttttcctgggaaaatgtttttttcttcttactttttgGTATTGTTTAATTTTCTGAGTTTCTaggttaattatttatttcatgtcGGCTTAAGAAAGTGTTATGGAGTAAGAGTCAAGATAGTCAAAATAGTCATACAAAAAAATGACTTATTCacgcaaattcaaatatttatttggtagaaatattttcaataatttaatgcAACCACACAATAAAAAATGATTTAAGGAAGACATTTGGACCATATCAAACAAACCCCCATGCCAATGTatgtgatatattttttttcagtcAGTCTAAAAACATGATAACTTTCTAATATTCAGTAATCATTTGACTTAATTTGAATGATATAACTTGTTTTAGatcatacattttttttttttaaatctcatcATATTAAACTCCGTATTAATCAAATACCTTCACGTAAAGTGAGAAGGGTGGAGGGAGTGCCTTTTTCTTCCCATTCTCAATTTTGTGTCGAGAATTTTGGTGCCTTTATTACATCATCCATGAAAGCATGCATGAATTGTTTGcgtttactatatatatatatatatatatatatatatatatatatataattctattcatatataaatatgcatGAAAAGTTAGATAAATAAttggagagagaaagagagagagaagagtcTTCCATCTTCTAGGTAAAGTCCAAGGGTTTGATTTTTCCATTTGTGCTACTTAGAATATTTCTCTTTTATAGTGTAGTTCTCCGCACATAGAAGAATAGACAGAAGTATGGTCGAAGATTTATTTCTTGCTTTCCTTTCTTATTAGGACAAGCTAATAAGAGAAGATAGAGCTACTACCAAGTGTGATGGAGGATAGTGGTGGCACTGAGTTTTCAAAGACAAGCCCTAATTCAGACAAATATGTGGACGAGGACGAGAACACTTGGATCAAATTGCAAAAGGATGGAGGAAGCTCAAGCAACAGTACTGTTGAAGAGAGTCGTGAGAAGAAGATCTCTGTGAGGTCTTATGTTCGATCTAAGATGGCTAGACTCCGATGGACACCTGATCTCCATCGCCGTTTTGTTCATGCTGTGGAAAGACTTGGTGGACATGATCGTAAGTTTCTAGACTTTTCTTGATTGTTTTTTGAGCTTTTTTCTTTAACTATAAGGTATCAGAAATTCACTGATCCAACTAATTTGGATTCTCTTGAAATAGACCTACTAAGAGGATGAATCAGTCACGTTTTGAGTTTGTAATCATAATgatctgaatctcataattaGGGTAATTCACCTTTGTTAATTAAAGGtttattcttcttctctttctttttggtgTAGGAGCAACACCCAAATTAGTTCTTCGATTGATGGACATAAAAGGACTCAACATTGCACATGTCAAGAGCCATTTGCAGGTAAATTTAAGTCTTGCtacaaccaaaaccaagtatctaAAATATTTCGTGATtcatataaattcatgaaataattataacattattCTCATTAATTCAATGTAATTAGCTTCATATAAACGACTGTACCTTTTTCTAATTActtcatttttgttttgtgttCTGATTTGTCTGTTTACATAGATGTATAGAAGCAAGAAGATTGATGATCCAACTCAAGGTATgctccccccacccccccccgccccccccccGCCGTTTTTAAGTTACAAATTTTAGGGTTTATATAGTAAATCTTACTAATTTCAAGTCATTTACCTCACAGGGATTACAAATCATCAGAAGCTTTTTATGGAAGGTGGAGATTCATATATCTATAACTTGAGCCTCCCTATGCTCTCAAGTTTCAATTCCACTTTTAGGTATGTCAGTTGATTTAGTTCAAATCCATAAGAGTTACACTGAAACCTTTCAAAAACAACATCATTTACCCTGATTCTTTTGGCTTCTATAACAAAATTCTGTTATAAAGAACACATACTAGCATAACATGAAAGACCGGTTCAACAGAAAACATGATCGTCATTGTGAAATGATGTTATAGAGGATGACTATTATATAGAGATCTGAATGTATAAGAAAGTTGGAATTAGTTATATGAATCTTTACTGTTCTTGTTGATCTATTTAAGCCCATCTCATGAGTTCAAATTAAAATGATACGAGAAATtctcaattaatttattcttttccACAGATGTGGAGGTGCTTTTTCTAGGAATTTTCAAGATAACTTGATGCACAGCTCAACAATGGGACAAAGCACAAATGACAAGGCCAGAACAACATTTTACTCAACACTTAATGAGAGGATCTTTGCCAACAACTACCATATTGATAAGCTCACTCCCTTATTTCAGACAGCTGAAAAATCTCAAGCAAGAATACTGAGTCCTTTGAAATGGAAGGCTAAGGATTGTGACCTAATTGACCTGAATCTATCTCTAGGAGTAAAGCAAAAGAGCAACAACCATGACGACGACGATGATGATGGGAGTActttaacattatcattgtcctCACAAATCTCTTCTTCGAGACTGAAAGAAGATGCTAATTATGCTACAATTGAAAATGGAAGAAGAGGGGCAAGTACTCTGGATCTGACTCTATGAATGTGACATGATGATTCTAAGTGAGATCCTGAGGTACTTGTTTCTGAGATTAATGCATTTCGTTGAGAATCTCTTTGTACTATTTACAAAGTTAATATTACaactctaatttttcattttatgtgtGATCTAAATTTGACAATGCATAGAGTTTAAGACAAGTAATTAACAAGAATGTTTATTCTTGTGGTACTAATTAAAGATGTGAATAATGTATCAGAATATCCttaaattttgtgatcttaaatatGTCATGCAAAATATTGGAGTTAAGAAGTTACTACTACATATAAAAGTGACATTCTCCTTAAAAATAGactaagaaagaaagtaaaacacATCTATATGGTGTTTCATTCATTTTAGATTCTATTAATCAATTTTATAACAGCTACCGACATGCGTGAACCTAGAAATGACTATACATAGATCACCTCTATTTGTTTGATCAGTTCTAGTGACAACATTCCCACTTTTATTTCACTGCCAGTCTTTTATTTCACTGATACTGGCTGGAGCAATTACCATGTTATTAACGATCCAAACCTTAATACAACTTTTCTAATCCCGTGGAGGGGAGACTAATATTATAATAACATTTATTTTGGTTCTTCAATCATTCAGAGGTGTGTATTTTCATTTTACCTGATTTGGTATCATAATAAGTCATATCATTTCTACCCTTTTGGTTATCTAGCCGTGGCTTATGTCATGATCTGTATGagtgttcttgaatttttttgtttgggCTCATTACATGTTTAATATGAACTTCGAATATAGTAATATATAAGACCTTAAACGCACCTACACGCCTTTGCCCATAGAGAACAATGGGAACAAAAGTATCTGTCTGAGGGAGGGTGGGGGGTTTGTTCTCCAGTGGGACAACACCCATAGAAGGAGTTTTCCTCAAGGCGATCTTTATTTGACAATACAACCAAAGAAATGCTTATAGCGTTTCCATTAACAGATAAAAACCatcttttttgattaaaaaaaaaaagaatcttttcCTTGTGTTAGGCTATAACTTGAGAGAGAGGGAGTATATACTGTTATTTGTTCTAGTAGTGTAATTctgttataatattttttagcaaGAATCACCTGCTTCCAGGACATCTCTGTGAAAATTTAGCACCTACTTTACCAAGTCGTTGTAGAGTTTTGGGAGGACATAAAAGAGTGGACATTCATCTTTTAGTGTTTAGTGTGCGTCTCAAGCTTACAAAGATTATCTTTCAAGAAAGTGACAAAATGAATAAGGGATCACGAGGATGACCAGATTCTTGATAGGAGGAAAGTTACGGATATATGTGTTGGACTATAGTGTATAATGAACCTTAGGTCCTTAGCATATAAGATGTGTGTAAAGTTGACATGAAACTTCCCTTCTATTGATATTATTGTAAAAATACTAAGCTACAAAATTCATCTTTTCAAGCTGATCAAAAGCTACTTAAGAAAGATACAATAAAAGACACATTTTGTTTCTCGAGCCTTGATTATTGGAATTAAGAGCATTTCTAGCTAGGTTCGGAAGAGGATGTTTGTATTGTATAGAAAAGGACAAAATGTTATACCACATGGTATAGACTTCATTTCTGAAGTTGTAATTCCAAGATAACATGTATTGTCAGTAGGAATCTTTCTTATAAATACATGCGCTTGGCTCTTAATTATATGGACTCTTCACGAATACCATATATGCCAGAAACAAAAACAACTCTGTGAGTAATGTTTCGCTTTTTGTTTATTATAAAAGTTCATTGGCGACAAATATATTCTGCTCTCATTAATTTggtgtagatatatatatatatcctagatTAACATGTCAAATGTTAGCTAATTAGTAAATGTTAATATTGCATGCGAATCATTTTGTGTGTTGCTTTAACCTgtacacaaaattttaaaatataaatatgatttttgaatcaaaTGGTATTAATAAACTTATCACATCCATAATGTCTGACTGGACTTGTATTATCAAAAGGGGCCTAATACAACACAGCTAGCTCAGTATAGCTACTTCGTGATTTCATCACCCAAAAAATCAGAAGGCCTAACAATATACCTACCTTTTGTTATTCTCTATGCATACAAAAACTcagcttaaaaaaaaaaattacatttgtCAAATTTAGTCCTAATGCTAGACATTTTTAATCTTGTCATTGAAAACGTCATTTTTATAAGCAAGGGCGAATCCAAAGGCTTAATCCGTTATGGGTTCATGTCAATATATCTAGTAATTTTTGTCCAAATTATATGATTATGAACACAGATACTACTGCAGTATTTATATAACGTTGATATGGGAACTCATAAACCTCAATTTTAGACCTCCTTTTTGCATCAATAAGGGAGTATCATTAAATGTAAGATGAAAGCGTTGAAATTtgctccctccgtcccattttacttgtctcaAATTGGGATCgcacaataattaagaaaaataataaataatatggctAGTTTACCaaagtacccctattaaatgatgtttacattttaatttaaagaaaagataattaatgcaaaaggtaaaacatgaaaagaaaagtttgtcttatcttgataagtaaaatgggacaagtaaaatgggacatcaactTAGTCAATTTGGGACAggtaaaatgggatggagggagtataacTTAGTAGTGCTAAGCATAGAaagaataattttcttttaaacgaaaagtaaaaaagaaaggaaGACAATTGTAAGATGAAACATAGGGACTATCGACTATTAGTGCTGCCTTTTATCCCTTCATACTACCCAGTTTTACTATTGCTTCTGTAGTATGTAGCCATTTGATTTCTATTATTGTTAGTCGTCTTGTACTTTAACGGGAATAATTGGTAAAGGAACCTCCAAAACTAATTTGTTAAATATccacttaatttctttttgatttattttttaggtttagagTGCAAAAAGTGGAAAAAAGTGACAAAAGTGAGGCCCACACATGGGCCAAGGgaccaattcatcatttttacaactttacaaatttaatataatacacttaacaccctccacttattctaatattaaaaaaaatccaccctctctctcctcttcaattcccGACTCCCGCTTTTGAAACTACTTCTCCCTAAAACACCATTTTCGTTTCGTCTTCTTCTCCAACTGCTAAGAGTTCGTTGTTGCTtcgcaaggttagttaaaatcaagtttcgaTCATTTCTAGATCTAGTTAAACGGTTTTTTTGCTAatcgattcgtagtgatgtaggaatttttttttttgaatttggtgttttgatttaatcatggtttttttagcaacgaagtgttgaatggtgggataattgttgtttgaagagTTATTCTGGCATTTTAATTTGAACAACGAcctgtttctgtccgtagacccgCGGTCTATCCGTAGatccgtggtctatgaaatgagaatgccctagattgaaatcaattttaagacgtatgaaattcttttaaaacatgattgctgaaatagtgaaaattgaaatattaatagctaattaatttgattaggtgcactagtttgatttttagcaattgttgtaTTTTGATATTGCATGTTGAATTTTGGTTTAGTTATTGTATGTTTATAtagtgaactgtttaatggtggggtgtttgttaacttttttttggggggggggggggttcatttgagcattgagttaTTTATGCTGATAGACTtatggtctatgaactgaaaatgggagatttgttcttcaggtgtagattgtgttgaaaatgggtaaaaaaacATCATTCCTAAATACAAAGCCAGTACCGCTAGTAGCAGTACAAAAAGAAGAGCTAAGGCAGTTGGAAATgtctcaaaaaggaagaaaattaaagagtcggtgtccgaatcagatttggagttaaaggagataagcgacgattctagtgaagatgttgccAAGCGGAGTGTCAATGGTGACAATGAAGAGAGCAAGAAAAGTAGGAGTAATCGTaatgatggggataatgattccttgttcatgtcatatctttcaaggtgcattttcatggagcggtatgaccttcgaacgataattgATGAGGTCGGATCTTTCCCATCAAATTTATCggtcagatcaagaatggctacttatcgagaatttaagtaagttcttgtcgaccaagaattgaagaaaagattcaagcggtcctgttttggacacctgagaaGCCTGCCGGAACATCAAGTTCAATGGacagttggtccattatttgctaCTGTGACACGTCAGGATCGATAAGATgcgtcatgagatgtggttctgcgttaacaacaagcctgcttgttttggcttgaaagagttttgtttgatcaccgGGCTGAATTGCTCATTATACCCAGTggataaaaaatgaagaaggtgttagcaaagggggataatttttattttaaggtgatgaaaaataaaaatatcacgGTGGAcaacttgttacacctgatcagagggaa
Coding sequences:
- the LOC107852435 gene encoding putative Myb family transcription factor At1g14600; amino-acid sequence: MEDSGGTEFSKTSPNSDKYVDEDENTWIKLQKDGGSSSNSTVEESREKKISVRSYVRSKMARLRWTPDLHRRFVHAVERLGGHDRATPKLVLRLMDIKGLNIAHVKSHLQMYRSKKIDDPTQGITNHQKLFMEGGDSYIYNLSLPMLSSFNSTFRCGGAFSRNFQDNLMHSSTMGQSTNDKARTTFYSTLNERIFANNYHIDKLTPLFQTAEKSQARILSPLKWKAKDCDLIDLNLSLGVKQKSNNHDDDDDDGSTLTLSLSSQISSSRLKEDANYATIENGRRGASTLDLTL